The following proteins are co-located in the Pirellulales bacterium genome:
- a CDS encoding SUKH-4 family immunity protein encodes MTQEILAAINVSFGDTGSLRRFDVAEIPEGLLSIEDLAFLRDAGLPSEGRDDIQYNGQESDFARISSLVNYRRDRMSDGNELTVIARGLDAVFGVSAESRKVYLVYLERDYADEVVNSSLPQFIASRSLFLEYSYDIEQLQHDYDAVDARAVSFLRSLRALDPEAFSTSDNYWESKLVAAGFGEKIDWR; translated from the coding sequence ATGACTCAGGAGATCTTAGCTGCAATAAACGTGTCCTTCGGTGATACAGGTTCGCTACGTCGATTTGATGTAGCAGAGATACCCGAAGGCTTGCTATCTATCGAGGATCTCGCATTTCTAAGAGATGCTGGATTGCCAAGTGAAGGCAGAGACGACATTCAATATAATGGCCAAGAATCTGACTTTGCCAGGATTTCGAGTCTGGTCAATTATCGCAGAGACAGAATGAGTGACGGTAATGAACTTACCGTCATCGCTCGTGGACTTGACGCTGTCTTTGGTGTTTCAGCTGAGTCCCGAAAAGTGTACCTCGTCTATCTCGAGCGAGATTACGCTGACGAAGTTGTGAATTCGTCATTGCCGCAGTTTATTGCCAGCAGGTCCCTTTTTTTGGAATACAGCTACGACATCGAGCAGCTGCAACATGACTATGATGCGGTTGATGCAAGAGCGGTATCGTTTTTGAGGTCGCTTCGGGCTCTTGATCCAGAAGCCTTCTCAACTTCCGACAACTACTGGGAGTCAAAGTTGGTCGCGGCCGGATTCGGTGAAAAGATTGACTGGCGATAA
- a CDS encoding PQQ-binding-like beta-propeller repeat protein, translating into MFALLTTRRSSRLALLLAAMLAGWACSVQLARVVGETAAATAADEAPNVDWSQWGGSPGRNNTPTGRDVPVEWEVGDFDYETGDWDPTDAKNVKWVAKLGSQTYGNATVHGGKVFIGTNNSGGWLKRYPGNVDLGCLICFDLKTGKFLWQHSSEKLPTGRVHDWPLQGICCAPYCEGDRLWFVTSRGEVRCLDVEGFHDGENDGPFVDEQQEVKAQADGVKQPYDMLQEADVVWVYNMMTEMGISQHNMCSCSITCVGDVLFVMTSNGVDVEHNYIPAPDAPSFFAMNKHTGEVLWTDNSPRDNIHHGQWSSPAYGEFDGQAQVLFGGGDGWLYAFDPAGDGQGGSKLLWKFDTNPKLAKLELMGKGTRNDIIATPVVYDGLVYVATGQDPEHGEGIGGLWCIDPHKRGDVSPELVFNAADPQTPIPYKRVQAAVPQDGDIVRPNPNSAVVWKYDAADYDGDGEIAFEEVMHRTIGTVAIRDDILYIADYSGLFHCLNAKTGERNWVYDMLSASWGSPLIVEDKVYIGDEDGEVAVFRHSADPNVAMQQDGGMLEPYYGTRNMGNSVYSTPIVADNILLISNRSHLFAITPEGQ; encoded by the coding sequence ATGTTCGCTTTGCTCACTACGCGTCGCTCGTCCCGACTCGCCCTGCTGCTGGCCGCGATGCTCGCCGGGTGGGCGTGCAGCGTGCAACTTGCGCGCGTGGTCGGCGAAACCGCCGCGGCGACCGCCGCCGACGAGGCCCCCAACGTCGACTGGTCGCAGTGGGGCGGTTCGCCCGGTCGCAACAACACCCCCACGGGCCGCGACGTGCCGGTCGAGTGGGAGGTCGGCGACTTCGACTACGAAACGGGCGACTGGGATCCGACCGACGCCAAGAACGTCAAATGGGTCGCCAAGCTCGGTTCGCAAACCTACGGCAACGCCACCGTCCACGGCGGCAAAGTGTTCATCGGCACGAACAACTCGGGGGGGTGGCTCAAGCGATATCCGGGCAACGTCGACCTGGGCTGCCTGATCTGCTTCGATTTGAAAACCGGCAAGTTCCTCTGGCAGCACAGCAGCGAGAAGCTCCCCACCGGCCGCGTGCACGACTGGCCCCTGCAGGGAATCTGCTGCGCTCCGTACTGCGAGGGGGACCGCCTGTGGTTCGTCACCAGCCGGGGCGAGGTGCGGTGTCTCGACGTCGAGGGCTTTCACGACGGCGAAAACGACGGCCCCTTCGTCGACGAGCAGCAGGAGGTCAAGGCCCAGGCCGACGGCGTCAAGCAGCCCTACGACATGCTCCAAGAGGCCGACGTCGTGTGGGTCTACAACATGATGACCGAGATGGGGATCTCGCAGCACAACATGTGCAGTTGCTCGATCACCTGCGTCGGCGACGTCCTGTTCGTGATGACCTCCAACGGGGTCGACGTCGAGCACAACTACATCCCGGCCCCGGACGCTCCCAGCTTCTTCGCCATGAACAAGCACACGGGCGAAGTCCTGTGGACCGACAACTCGCCCCGCGACAACATCCACCACGGCCAATGGTCGAGCCCCGCTTACGGCGAGTTCGACGGCCAGGCCCAAGTCCTGTTCGGCGGCGGCGACGGCTGGCTCTACGCGTTCGACCCCGCGGGCGACGGCCAGGGCGGCAGCAAGCTCCTCTGGAAGTTCGACACGAATCCCAAGCTCGCCAAGCTGGAACTCATGGGCAAGGGGACCCGCAACGACATCATCGCCACGCCCGTGGTGTACGACGGGCTGGTCTACGTCGCCACGGGACAGGACCCCGAGCACGGCGAAGGAATCGGCGGCCTGTGGTGCATCGACCCGCACAAACGGGGCGACGTCAGCCCCGAACTGGTCTTCAACGCCGCCGACCCGCAGACCCCGATCCCCTACAAGCGGGTCCAAGCCGCGGTGCCCCAGGACGGCGACATCGTCCGCCCCAACCCCAACTCGGCCGTCGTCTGGAAATACGACGCCGCGGACTACGACGGCGACGGCGAGATCGCGTTCGAGGAGGTCATGCACCGCACGATCGGCACGGTCGCCATTCGCGACGACATCCTCTACATCGCCGACTACAGCGGCCTGTTCCACTGCCTCAACGCCAAGACGGGCGAGCGGAATTGGGTCTACGACATGCTGTCCGCCTCGTGGGGCTCGCCCCTGATCGTCGAGGACAAGGTCTACATCGGCGACGAAGACGGCGAGGTGGCCGTCTTCCGCCACTCGGCCGACCCGAACGTCGCCATGCAGCAGGACGGCGGCATGCTCGAACCGTACTACGGCACCCGCAACATGGGCAACAGCGTCTACAGCACCCCCATTGTCGCCGACAACATCCTGCTGATCTCCAATCGCAGCCACCTGTTCGCGATCACGCCCGAGGGGCAGTGA
- a CDS encoding PQQ-binding-like beta-propeller repeat protein gives MLIALPAAASRFVSAVGCAWGVLRGGAAVAWLGWAAAACAADVPDADWPHWRGPQQNSVSTEKNLPDSWKPAGGEGSNLLWKRGDLGTRSTPVAFGERLYVLVRHHPGTPYEQEKVVCLNASTGETLWEHIFNVYLSEVPDTRVAWSSCVVDPETGRVYAQGVCGYFCCLDGESGQVVWSRSLHEEIGTISTYGGRTNVPVIFEDMVLISAVVVGWGDTPEFGGLARPAHRFIAMDKATGEIRWLNGTGISPYDTTYSTPAIAVVGGVRQLVFGSGDGELWGFQPRTGVPLWHFPFSRAGLNVSPLVAGDVVYASHSEENTIGTTMGAVVAIDATQRGDLAKKQKWISYEIMAGRSSPLLIDGKLWIVDDRAKLHLLDPATGKTLNKKALGTGMRSTPLYADGKVYACTGSGRWYILRPNGNNADFVHRLNLNGESNDGSPIVARGRIYLPTSDAIYCLGTGQQPAADPLPPPPEEKPVDDNPEPAHLQLAPFDSLVAPGESVKLVPRLYNSDGQLVEGPAGGAPEFTVKGPGSVSADGVYTAPNEVIHDAALVTCKAGELAGTARVRIVPALPWKFDFNDETGPPISWVGGRVRFVPREIGGEQAIVKRNLLPTPRDPNNKLGTRSQLFMGPAHLHDYTIEADLLLTEGKGKLPDAGVINSGYTMTIRSESRDLRIYSWSSHDHRLCATTEFKAAADVWYRLKLRVEQHEDEARVLGKMWPRNEAEPEAWNVEMNDKSPQKSGSPGLFGNTQDAEFAIDNVHVTPND, from the coding sequence ATGCTGATTGCTTTGCCCGCCGCTGCGTCGCGTTTCGTGAGCGCCGTCGGTTGCGCCTGGGGAGTTCTCCGCGGCGGCGCTGCGGTCGCATGGCTCGGCTGGGCCGCCGCGGCGTGTGCCGCCGACGTCCCCGACGCCGACTGGCCCCACTGGAGAGGCCCGCAGCAAAACAGCGTCTCGACCGAAAAGAACCTCCCCGACTCCTGGAAGCCCGCCGGCGGCGAGGGGAGCAATCTGCTCTGGAAGCGCGGCGACCTGGGGACCCGTTCCACTCCCGTCGCGTTCGGCGAACGGCTTTACGTCCTGGTGAGGCATCATCCCGGCACGCCCTACGAGCAAGAGAAGGTGGTCTGCCTCAACGCCTCGACCGGCGAGACGCTGTGGGAGCATATCTTCAACGTCTACTTGTCCGAGGTTCCCGACACCCGGGTCGCCTGGTCGAGTTGCGTCGTCGACCCCGAAACGGGCCGAGTCTACGCCCAAGGGGTGTGCGGGTACTTCTGCTGTCTCGACGGCGAGAGCGGGCAGGTCGTCTGGTCGCGCAGTCTGCACGAGGAGATCGGGACGATCTCGACCTACGGCGGCCGGACGAACGTGCCGGTGATCTTCGAGGACATGGTCCTGATCAGCGCCGTGGTGGTCGGTTGGGGGGACACCCCGGAGTTCGGCGGCTTGGCTCGCCCCGCCCACCGATTCATCGCCATGGACAAAGCGACCGGCGAGATCCGCTGGCTCAACGGCACCGGGATTTCGCCGTACGACACGACCTACTCGACCCCGGCGATTGCGGTCGTCGGGGGGGTGCGGCAGTTGGTGTTCGGCTCGGGGGACGGCGAGCTGTGGGGCTTCCAGCCCCGCACGGGCGTGCCGCTCTGGCACTTCCCCTTCTCGCGGGCCGGGCTCAACGTGTCGCCGCTCGTGGCGGGCGACGTCGTTTACGCCTCGCACAGCGAGGAAAACACGATCGGCACGACCATGGGCGCCGTCGTGGCGATCGACGCCACCCAGCGGGGCGACCTCGCCAAGAAACAGAAGTGGATCTCCTACGAGATCATGGCGGGCAGGAGCTCGCCGCTGCTGATCGACGGCAAGCTGTGGATCGTCGACGATCGGGCGAAGCTCCACCTGCTCGACCCCGCCACGGGGAAGACGCTCAATAAGAAGGCGTTGGGAACCGGCATGCGGAGCACCCCGCTCTACGCTGACGGCAAAGTCTACGCTTGCACCGGAAGCGGACGGTGGTACATCCTGCGCCCCAACGGCAACAACGCGGATTTCGTCCACCGGCTGAACCTCAACGGCGAGTCGAACGACGGTTCGCCGATCGTCGCCCGCGGGAGGATCTATCTGCCGACCTCCGACGCGATCTACTGCCTGGGGACCGGTCAGCAGCCCGCGGCGGACCCGCTCCCCCCGCCGCCCGAGGAGAAGCCCGTCGACGACAATCCCGAACCGGCTCACCTGCAGCTGGCGCCGTTCGATTCGCTCGTGGCGCCGGGCGAGTCGGTGAAGCTGGTCCCCCGGCTGTACAACTCCGACGGGCAGCTTGTCGAGGGCCCGGCCGGCGGTGCGCCGGAATTCACGGTCAAGGGCCCGGGCAGCGTCTCGGCCGACGGCGTCTACACCGCCCCCAACGAGGTGATTCACGACGCGGCCCTGGTGACCTGCAAGGCGGGCGAGCTCGCCGGAACGGCCCGCGTGCGGATCGTTCCCGCGTTGCCGTGGAAGTTCGACTTCAACGACGAGACCGGCCCCCCGATCTCCTGGGTCGGCGGTCGCGTGCGGTTCGTCCCCCGCGAGATCGGCGGCGAACAGGCGATCGTCAAACGCAATCTGCTTCCCACCCCGCGCGATCCCAACAACAAGCTCGGCACGCGCAGCCAATTGTTCATGGGTCCGGCCCACTTGCACGACTACACGATCGAAGCCGACCTGCTGCTGACCGAGGGCAAGGGCAAGCTCCCCGACGCGGGGGTGATCAACAGCGGCTACACGATGACGATCCGCTCCGAAAGCCGCGACTTGCGGATTTACAGTTGGAGCTCCCACGACCATCGGCTCTGCGCCACGACCGAGTTCAAGGCCGCGGCCGACGTCTGGTATCGCCTGAAGCTGCGCGTCGAACAGCACGAGGACGAAGCCCGTGTGCTCGGCAAGATGTGGCCCCGCAACGAGGCCGAGCCCGAGGCGTGGAACGTCGAGATGAATGACAAGTCGCCGCAGAAGTCGGGGAGCCCCGGCCTGTTCGGCAACACCCAGGACGCCGAATTTGCGATCGACAACGTCCACGTGACCCCGAACGACTGA